A window of Brevibacterium ihuae contains these coding sequences:
- a CDS encoding DNA-processing protein DprA yields MTTIDPGPDMADRGTATADLDPSMADPRAVADLLRISEPGDRLLRAAVATSGAEPLRGLLDGPRTGLADALHAAARAVGLAVRSEDIDRAIDRWTLRLPDLDGARDLRIMRTLGARVIQPGDPDWPAGLRDLGLDEPAGLWVRGHGDLTALTAGSIALVGSRAADSYGLHLARSFAWDLVAAGHSVVSGGAYGIDAAAHAGALAASDRPGVGTIAFMAGGVDRFYPRGNADLLTAVARTGVVISEAAPGSTAMRHRFLMRNRLIAATAAATVVVQAGWRSGALNTANRAAELLRPVGAVPGPVTAHDSAGCHRLIREGAAVCVTTADEVRELVESLTELSAEAAGTSAGDQQGRLRITDDLTDEQARIYSALPPRRGTEVAALASRAGLEVPAAMGALAVLELAGLAERRDHGWVKLRRG; encoded by the coding sequence ATGACCACCATCGACCCCGGTCCCGACATGGCCGACCGCGGAACTGCTACGGCCGACCTCGATCCCTCCATGGCCGACCCGCGCGCGGTCGCCGACCTCCTGCGGATCTCCGAACCCGGCGACCGGCTGCTCCGAGCAGCCGTGGCCACGAGCGGGGCGGAACCGCTGCGCGGCCTGCTCGACGGTCCGCGTACCGGTCTCGCCGACGCCCTGCACGCGGCTGCGAGGGCGGTGGGCCTCGCCGTCCGTAGCGAGGACATCGACCGGGCGATCGACCGCTGGACGCTCCGGCTCCCGGACCTCGACGGCGCCCGCGACCTCCGGATCATGCGTACCCTCGGCGCCCGCGTGATCCAGCCCGGTGATCCGGACTGGCCGGCGGGCCTCCGCGACCTCGGCCTCGACGAACCGGCGGGTCTGTGGGTCCGCGGGCACGGCGACCTCACCGCTCTCACCGCCGGATCGATCGCGCTCGTCGGCTCGCGCGCCGCCGACTCCTACGGCCTCCACCTCGCGCGATCCTTCGCGTGGGATCTCGTCGCCGCCGGTCACAGCGTGGTCTCCGGGGGCGCCTACGGGATCGACGCCGCCGCGCACGCCGGCGCCCTCGCCGCCTCCGACCGGCCCGGGGTGGGGACGATCGCGTTCATGGCCGGGGGAGTGGACCGGTTCTACCCGCGCGGCAACGCCGACCTGCTCACGGCAGTGGCGCGCACCGGAGTCGTGATCTCCGAAGCCGCCCCGGGCAGCACGGCGATGCGGCATCGATTCCTCATGCGCAACCGGCTCATCGCCGCGACCGCGGCGGCGACCGTGGTCGTCCAGGCCGGGTGGAGATCGGGGGCGCTCAACACCGCCAACCGTGCGGCAGAACTCCTCCGGCCGGTCGGTGCCGTGCCGGGTCCGGTCACCGCGCACGATTCCGCCGGCTGCCACCGCCTCATCCGGGAGGGGGCGGCGGTCTGCGTCACCACGGCGGACGAGGTGCGCGAACTCGTCGAATCGCTCACCGAGCTGAGCGCGGAGGCCGCGGGAACGAGCGCAGGCGACCAGCAGGGCCGGCTGCGGATCACCGACGATCTCACCGACGAGCAGGCGCGGATCTACAGCGCGCTGCCCCCGCGGCGCGGTACCGAGGTCGCCGCTCTCGCCTCCCGGGCCGGTCTCGAGGTCCCGGCGGCGATGGGAGCCCTCGCGGTGCTCGAACTCGCCGGCCTCGCCGAACGCCGGGACCACGGGTGGGTCAAGCTGCGCAGGGGCTGA
- a CDS encoding YraN family protein: MDTMTLGRRGEMCARRHLEHRGWEILATNWRCSRGEIDIVARDGEAVVFVEVKTRATARAGHPLEAVTPRKLAVLRGLALRWLAAQEEWFPVFRVDVIGILWNRGAPELTHVRDAR; the protein is encoded by the coding sequence ATGGACACGATGACGCTGGGACGCCGCGGCGAGATGTGCGCCCGCCGGCACCTCGAGCACCGCGGGTGGGAGATCCTCGCGACGAACTGGCGCTGCAGCCGCGGGGAGATCGACATCGTCGCCCGCGACGGGGAGGCGGTCGTCTTCGTCGAGGTCAAGACCCGTGCGACCGCCCGTGCCGGACACCCGCTCGAAGCCGTCACGCCGCGCAAGCTCGCGGTCCTGCGCGGGCTCGCACTGCGGTGGCTGGCAGCGCAGGAGGAATGGTTCCCCGTCTTCCGCGTCGACGTCATCGGGATCCTGTGGAACCGGGGCGCACCCGAGCTCACCCATGTCCGGGACGCCCGATGA
- a CDS encoding YifB family Mg chelatase-like AAA ATPase, whose translation MSPTPARSLGRALAIALHGISGAPVAIEASVNDGLPGIDIVGLPDASVSESRKRIRAAISNLGFTLSARRITVNLSPGGLKKVGTVFDLGIAIAILEAEGAVPADAGRGVVHLGELGLDGRLHPVRGVLPSVLTGLAAGHTRFVVPEANLAEARLVDGAEVRGAANLAGVVALLGGTISDPGLPPIPLPETAALPVPDTHDLAEVHGQDDARYALEVAAAGGHHLLMTGTPGAGKTLLAGCLPGLLPRLPIDEACEVVALRSLDGTLDPAHGLDTTPPFEAPHHRTSAAAMVGGSRPGSIGVFSRAHRGVLFMDEAPEFRRDVLEALRQPLENGRCDIHRAWGSVVLPSRFQLVLASNPCPCGAGVGQATQCRCSPLDRRRYRARLSGPLLDRIDIQLEMMPLVAADVHGLEPREDSATVAARVARARELQAVRYADMPWALNAQAPGGWLRETFAFRRTETAPLDTALERGAITMRGYDRVVRIATTLADLAGRSRPTGDDLLSALVLRIRETA comes from the coding sequence ATGAGCCCGACACCTGCGCGCAGTCTCGGCCGGGCGCTCGCCATCGCGCTCCACGGGATCTCCGGGGCGCCCGTGGCGATCGAGGCGAGCGTCAACGACGGCCTGCCCGGGATCGACATCGTCGGCCTGCCCGACGCCTCGGTGAGCGAATCGCGCAAGCGGATCCGGGCGGCGATCTCCAACCTCGGATTCACGCTCAGCGCCCGCCGGATCACCGTGAATCTGTCTCCGGGCGGTCTGAAGAAGGTCGGCACGGTGTTCGACCTCGGCATCGCGATCGCGATCCTCGAGGCGGAGGGAGCGGTTCCGGCGGATGCGGGCCGCGGGGTCGTGCACCTCGGGGAACTCGGTCTCGACGGGCGTCTCCACCCGGTCCGCGGCGTCCTGCCGAGCGTGCTCACCGGGCTCGCGGCGGGCCACACCCGGTTCGTCGTCCCCGAGGCGAACCTCGCCGAGGCCCGGCTCGTCGACGGCGCCGAGGTCCGCGGGGCGGCCAACCTCGCCGGCGTCGTGGCCCTGCTCGGCGGGACGATCAGCGACCCGGGCCTGCCGCCGATCCCGCTGCCGGAAACAGCCGCGCTGCCCGTGCCCGACACCCATGACCTCGCCGAGGTGCACGGACAGGACGACGCCCGGTACGCGCTCGAGGTCGCCGCCGCCGGCGGTCACCACCTGCTCATGACCGGCACGCCGGGGGCGGGGAAGACCCTGCTCGCCGGGTGCCTGCCCGGTCTCCTGCCGCGGCTGCCGATCGACGAGGCGTGCGAGGTCGTGGCGCTGCGCTCCCTCGACGGCACCCTCGACCCGGCCCACGGCCTCGACACCACGCCCCCGTTCGAGGCACCGCACCACCGGACGAGCGCCGCCGCGATGGTCGGCGGGTCCCGACCGGGGTCGATCGGCGTGTTCTCGCGGGCCCACCGCGGGGTGCTCTTCATGGACGAGGCCCCCGAGTTCCGGAGGGACGTCCTCGAGGCCCTGCGCCAGCCGCTGGAGAACGGGCGCTGCGACATCCACCGGGCCTGGGGATCGGTGGTGCTGCCGTCGCGGTTCCAGCTCGTCCTCGCATCGAACCCCTGCCCGTGCGGCGCCGGGGTCGGACAGGCGACGCAGTGCCGGTGCAGTCCGCTCGATCGGAGGCGCTACCGCGCCCGGCTGTCGGGCCCGCTGCTCGATCGGATCGACATCCAGCTCGAGATGATGCCGCTCGTCGCCGCCGACGTCCACGGACTCGAGCCGCGCGAGGACTCCGCGACGGTCGCCGCGCGCGTCGCCCGTGCCCGCGAGCTCCAGGCCGTCCGGTACGCAGACATGCCCTGGGCGCTCAACGCCCAGGCGCCCGGCGGATGGCTGCGGGAGACCTTCGCCTTCCGCCGGACGGAGACCGCGCCGCTCGACACCGCGCTCGAACGCGGGGCGATCACCATGCGCGGCTACGACCGGGTCGTGCGGATCGCCACCACGCTCGCCGACCTCGCCGGACGTTCGCGGCCCACCGGCGACGACCTCCTGTCCGCCCTCGTCCTCCGCATCCGGGAGACCGCATGA
- a CDS encoding RNA-binding protein yields the protein MLANALEHLVRGIVDNPEDVSVRSRSGHRGTSLEVRVHPDDLGRVIGRSGRTAKALRAVIGALAGRQSVRIDLVEA from the coding sequence ATGCTCGCCAACGCTCTCGAACACCTCGTCCGCGGCATCGTCGACAACCCGGAGGACGTCTCGGTGCGCAGCCGCAGCGGCCACCGCGGGACCTCGCTCGAGGTGCGCGTGCACCCCGACGACCTCGGCCGTGTGATCGGCCGGTCCGGGCGCACCGCGAAGGCCCTGCGGGCCGTGATCGGAGCGCTGGCCGGACGGCAGAGCGTCCGTATCGACCTCGTCGAGGCCTGA
- a CDS encoding D-alanyl-D-alanine carboxypeptidase family protein, translating into MSTRTRALSPGTIPDLRRPVPLRMWNPETRTLPGARVFGVLLAVVMFLGTLAPGAHAAPAPDDWFTPVPGFTVVRPFDKPDRNWESGHRGIDVGALPGEEVRAPQAGTVRFSGSVAGRPVLSLEIEGHVVSFEPVESELRAGDPVFAGQPVGTVADPSHCEDGCIHVGVWQTGREKDYLNPASFFAADATILLPEAQAPEELPAVPAGDDGSSGAGRWGGHENGRIPAVAMCPLAVAPGHRLRCDAARAFDALASAYADEFGRPVSVTDSYRDYETQVVLKRRKGRMAATPGTSNHGWGLAVDLGGGINSFGTVQHEWMRSNGPRFGWIHPSWARSGGSLPEPWHWEFRAG; encoded by the coding sequence ATGTCGACCCGAACCCGCGCTCTCTCCCCCGGCACGATCCCCGATCTTCGACGTCCGGTGCCTCTCCGCATGTGGAACCCGGAGACGCGGACCCTGCCGGGCGCACGGGTGTTCGGGGTCCTCCTCGCGGTGGTCATGTTCCTCGGGACGCTCGCACCCGGTGCGCACGCGGCCCCGGCCCCGGACGACTGGTTCACTCCGGTGCCCGGCTTCACCGTCGTCCGCCCCTTCGACAAGCCGGACCGGAACTGGGAGTCCGGGCATCGCGGCATCGACGTCGGAGCACTCCCCGGCGAGGAGGTCCGAGCGCCGCAGGCGGGCACCGTGCGATTCTCGGGCTCCGTTGCCGGCCGCCCGGTCCTCAGCCTCGAGATCGAGGGCCACGTCGTCTCGTTCGAGCCGGTGGAGAGCGAACTGCGGGCCGGCGACCCGGTGTTCGCGGGGCAGCCGGTGGGAACGGTCGCCGACCCCTCGCACTGCGAGGACGGCTGCATCCACGTCGGGGTGTGGCAGACGGGCCGGGAGAAGGACTACCTCAACCCGGCATCGTTCTTCGCCGCCGATGCGACGATCCTGCTGCCCGAGGCGCAGGCGCCCGAGGAGCTGCCTGCCGTACCGGCCGGGGACGACGGGAGCAGCGGTGCGGGGCGATGGGGCGGGCACGAGAACGGGCGCATCCCGGCGGTCGCAATGTGCCCGCTCGCGGTTGCCCCGGGGCACCGACTGCGGTGCGATGCGGCCCGGGCGTTCGACGCCCTCGCGTCGGCGTACGCCGACGAGTTCGGCCGGCCGGTCTCGGTGACCGACTCCTACCGGGACTACGAGACCCAGGTCGTCCTCAAGCGGCGGAAGGGCCGGATGGCGGCGACGCCGGGCACGTCCAACCACGGCTGGGGGTTGGCGGTGGACCTCGGCGGCGGCATCAACTCCTTCGGCACGGTGCAGCACGAGTGGATGCGCTCGAACGGTCCGCGGTTCGGCTGGATCCACCCGTCCTGGGCGCGCAGCGGCGGCTCGCTGCCCGAACCCTGGCACTGGGAGTTCCGTGCGGGCTGA
- the rplS gene encoding 50S ribosomal protein L19: MQKLDALDAQSLKSDVPEFRSGDTLNVHVRVVEGNRTRTQVFKGIVIRRHGGGIGETFTVRKISFGVGVERTFPVHSPVIEKIEVLTRGDVRRAKLYYLRKLRGKAARIREKR, encoded by the coding sequence ATGCAGAAGCTTGATGCACTCGACGCACAGTCGCTCAAGTCCGATGTCCCGGAGTTCCGCTCCGGCGACACCCTCAACGTCCACGTCCGCGTGGTCGAGGGCAACCGCACGCGTACCCAGGTGTTCAAGGGCATCGTCATCCGTCGCCACGGCGGCGGCATCGGCGAGACCTTCACCGTCCGCAAGATCAGCTTCGGCGTCGGTGTGGAGCGCACCTTCCCGGTCCACTCCCCGGTGATCGAGAAGATCGAGGTCCTCACCCGCGGCGACGTCCGCCGGGCGAAGCTCTACTACCTCCGCAAGCTGCGCGGCAAGGCTGCTCGTATCCGCGAGAAGCGCTGA
- the lepB gene encoding signal peptidase I: MTTNSPETRRPGRIPAFLKEVAIIIVVALVISTVVRTWVVRSFYIPSASMEQTLQVGDRILVNQLPWPAVERGDIIVFDDPGGWLDSSVTQQYSPNPVLEFLGLVPADAGTQLIKRVIGVGGDTIECCDAEGRLLVNGEPIDETYLDPGITPSDIPFEVTVPDGHYWVMGDNRSNSLDSRFNTDSAGGAFVPEDAVVGSVFLINWPLDRIRGIGTPDEVFAAVPAP, from the coding sequence GTGACGACGAACAGCCCAGAGACCCGGCGACCCGGCCGTATCCCGGCGTTCCTCAAAGAGGTCGCGATCATCATCGTCGTGGCCCTCGTGATCTCCACCGTCGTCCGCACCTGGGTGGTCCGCTCGTTCTACATCCCTTCGGCCTCGATGGAGCAGACGCTCCAGGTGGGCGACCGGATCCTCGTCAACCAGCTGCCGTGGCCGGCGGTCGAGCGCGGCGACATCATCGTGTTCGACGATCCCGGCGGCTGGCTCGACTCCTCCGTCACCCAGCAGTACTCGCCCAATCCGGTGCTCGAGTTCCTCGGCCTCGTGCCCGCCGATGCCGGCACCCAGCTCATCAAGCGCGTGATCGGTGTGGGCGGGGACACGATCGAGTGCTGCGATGCGGAGGGGCGCCTGCTCGTCAACGGCGAGCCCATCGACGAGACCTACCTCGATCCCGGGATCACCCCGTCGGACATCCCGTTCGAGGTCACCGTGCCGGACGGCCACTACTGGGTGATGGGCGACAATCGCTCGAACTCGCTCGACTCCCGGTTCAACACCGACTCCGCCGGCGGCGCCTTCGTCCCGGAGGACGCCGTGGTCGGCTCGGTGTTCCTCATCAATTGGCCGCTCGACCGGATCCGCGGGATCGGCACCCCGGACGAGGTCTTCGCCGCCGTCCCCGCCCCATGA
- a CDS encoding tyrosine recombinase XerC — protein MSASHPHAAPLTADQLLPEYADALDAFAEDLRIQRNASVHTVRNYTADVRSLMTFLTEDDGQALALADIELGNLRQWLMDQSRRGAAPGTLARRIAAIRAFSLFCTRTGRMERNPAARLASPRRGSRLPAVLQQSQAGAVLDRTRTAERPTAGTIGDDELPHTDAGGTDERGVDDSVDERGTAGNEDERITDTGTEDIDPRARAVALRDAAIVEVLYATGVRVSELAALDLDDIDRERRLLTVLGKGNKERRVPYGVPAAEALARWISDGRPVLSGAAPQPSTDARSAIFLGVRGGRINVRQVRDVVHRATSAVDGVADLSPHGLRHSAATHMVENGADLRQVQEFLGHATLSSTQIYTHVSLGRLSESYFRAHPRA, from the coding sequence ATGTCGGCTTCCCACCCGCACGCCGCGCCGTTGACGGCGGACCAGCTGTTGCCGGAGTATGCGGACGCGCTCGACGCCTTCGCCGAGGACCTCCGCATCCAGCGCAACGCCTCGGTGCACACCGTGCGCAACTACACCGCGGACGTCCGATCCCTCATGACCTTCCTCACCGAGGACGACGGCCAGGCCCTCGCGCTCGCCGACATCGAGCTCGGGAATCTCCGGCAGTGGCTCATGGACCAGTCGCGGCGCGGTGCCGCTCCCGGTACGCTCGCCCGCCGGATCGCCGCGATCCGCGCGTTCTCCCTCTTCTGCACCCGCACCGGTCGGATGGAGCGCAACCCCGCCGCCCGACTCGCGAGCCCGCGGCGCGGCTCCCGCCTCCCGGCCGTGCTCCAGCAGTCGCAGGCCGGCGCCGTCCTCGATCGCACGCGCACCGCCGAGCGGCCGACCGCCGGCACCATCGGCGATGACGAGCTGCCGCACACCGACGCCGGCGGCACGGACGAGCGGGGCGTGGACGACAGCGTGGACGAGCGAGGTACTGCCGGCAACGAGGATGAGCGGATTACGGACACCGGCACCGAGGACATCGATCCGCGCGCTCGTGCGGTCGCGCTCCGGGACGCGGCGATCGTCGAGGTCCTCTACGCCACCGGGGTCCGGGTCTCCGAGCTCGCCGCCCTCGACCTCGACGACATCGACCGCGAGCGGCGTCTCCTCACCGTGCTCGGCAAGGGGAACAAGGAGCGCCGGGTGCCCTACGGGGTGCCTGCGGCCGAGGCGCTCGCGCGCTGGATCTCCGACGGACGGCCCGTCCTCTCCGGCGCTGCGCCGCAGCCGTCGACCGATGCCCGGTCGGCGATATTCCTCGGGGTGCGCGGCGGTCGCATCAACGTCCGCCAGGTGCGTGACGTCGTGCACCGGGCCACCTCTGCCGTCGACGGCGTCGCCGACCTCTCCCCGCACGGGCTCCGGCATTCCGCAGCGACCCACATGGTCGAGAACGGCGCCGATCTCCGCCAGGTGCAGGAGTTCCTCGGCCACGCGACCCTGAGCTCCACGCAGATCTACACCCACGTCTCCCTCGGCAGGCTCTCCGAGAGCTACTTCCGGGCCCACCCCCGCGCCTGA
- the rimM gene encoding ribosome maturation factor RimM (Essential for efficient processing of 16S rRNA), whose protein sequence is MSTVVARLGKPHGIRGEFTVEVRTDVPDDRFVPGAVFTTEPDIGTLTLTRARWHRDRLLLTFGEVADRTRAEEIRNTLISVEETLDDDDAWYIDDLVGAAAFVGELRIGTVSAVTPGAAQDLLHITLGSGAEVLVPFVEQIVPEVDLEAGRIVLDPPPGLIEDA, encoded by the coding sequence GTGAGCACAGTGGTCGCCCGCCTCGGCAAGCCGCACGGCATCCGCGGGGAGTTCACCGTGGAGGTGCGCACCGACGTGCCCGATGACCGCTTCGTCCCCGGTGCGGTGTTCACCACCGAGCCCGACATCGGCACCCTCACCCTGACCCGTGCCCGCTGGCACCGCGACCGCCTGCTGCTGACCTTCGGCGAGGTCGCCGACCGGACCCGGGCCGAGGAGATCCGCAACACCCTGATCTCCGTCGAGGAGACCCTCGACGACGACGATGCCTGGTACATCGACGATCTCGTCGGCGCCGCCGCGTTCGTCGGGGAGTTGCGCATCGGCACCGTGAGCGCCGTGACCCCGGGTGCGGCGCAGGACCTCCTCCACATCACGCTCGGGTCCGGCGCCGAGGTGCTCGTCCCGTTCGTCGAGCAGATCGTGCCCGAGGTCGACCTCGAGGCCGGACGGATCGTCCTCGACCCGCCGCCCGGACTCATCGAGGACGCCTGA
- a CDS encoding DUF2469 domain-containing protein has protein sequence MSAEDLEDYEADLELQLYREYRDVVGLFTYVVETERRFYLANAVDLKAHHDSGDVYFELTLRDAWVWDTYRTARFVKQVHVLTFKDVNVEEIAKSDLEPPSSLPR, from the coding sequence ATGAGTGCCGAGGACCTCGAAGACTACGAAGCAGACCTGGAACTCCAGCTCTATCGGGAATACCGCGACGTGGTCGGACTCTTCACCTACGTTGTGGAGACCGAGCGCCGCTTCTATCTCGCCAACGCGGTCGACCTCAAGGCGCACCACGATTCCGGCGACGTGTACTTCGAGCTCACCCTGCGCGACGCCTGGGTGTGGGACACGTACCGCACAGCGCGCTTCGTCAAGCAGGTCCACGTGCTCACCTTCAAGGACGTCAACGTCGAGGAGATCGCGAAGTCCGATCTCGAACCGCCGTCCTCCCTCCCGCGCTGA
- the lepB gene encoding signal peptidase I yields MRPLALVLVGALLAAGLIRAVGVQTFGIPSASMEPTLAVDDTVTVWRPDALADSVHRGDVVVFDGRGSFIATAPPSGAAQVGSWFGIGPRTVFYVKRVVALGGDTLECCDDEGRLLLNGEPLEESYVPEGMPASDTDFVVEVPAGRMWVMGDNRADSTDSRALLGRPGGGMIPVERVLGTVIGHGSAVDEVLRR; encoded by the coding sequence GTGCGTCCGCTCGCGCTCGTGCTCGTCGGCGCGCTCCTCGCCGCCGGCCTCATCCGTGCGGTCGGCGTGCAGACCTTCGGCATCCCGTCCGCCTCGATGGAGCCCACGCTCGCCGTCGACGACACCGTCACAGTGTGGCGGCCCGACGCGCTGGCGGATTCCGTGCACCGCGGCGACGTCGTCGTGTTCGACGGCCGCGGGTCCTTCATCGCCACCGCGCCTCCGAGCGGCGCCGCCCAGGTGGGCTCGTGGTTCGGGATCGGCCCGCGCACCGTCTTCTACGTCAAGCGCGTCGTCGCGCTCGGCGGGGACACCCTCGAATGCTGCGACGACGAGGGCCGGCTGCTCCTCAACGGCGAACCGCTCGAGGAGTCCTACGTCCCGGAGGGCATGCCGGCCTCGGACACCGATTTCGTCGTCGAGGTCCCGGCCGGCCGGATGTGGGTCATGGGTGACAACCGCGCCGACTCCACGGACTCGCGCGCGCTGCTCGGCAGGCCCGGCGGCGGCATGATCCCGGTCGAGCGGGTCCTCGGGACGGTCATCGGCCACGGGTCCGCCGTCGACGAGGTGCTTCGCCGCTGA
- the trmD gene encoding tRNA (guanosine(37)-N1)-methyltransferase TrmD has translation MRLDVVSIFPEYLSPLRLSLIGRAVEKGIIDLGVHDLRDWTHDRHRTVDDTPYGGGAGMVMKPEPWAEALTAILGVGSEVPDGPEGSPTAAPASAESGPVGPEPAAPAGRQDRPAGDRPLLIVPSPAGTPFTQAHAAELAGREHLVFACGRYEGIDQRVVEWARDHAEVRLHSIGDYVLNGGEVAALVMTEAIARLVPGIIGNPESLTEESLEDGLLEYPVYTKPAAWRGRAVPDILLSGNHAAIARWRRDERLRRTAEVRPDLIAALDPAALDRRDRAVLDEIANADPSGLAWGDRPD, from the coding sequence ATGCGCCTCGACGTCGTCTCTATCTTCCCCGAGTACCTCTCGCCCCTGCGGCTCTCGCTCATCGGGCGCGCGGTGGAGAAGGGGATCATCGACCTCGGCGTCCACGATCTGCGCGACTGGACGCACGACCGCCATCGCACCGTCGACGACACCCCGTACGGCGGGGGAGCGGGCATGGTGATGAAGCCCGAGCCCTGGGCCGAGGCGCTCACCGCGATCCTCGGCGTCGGGTCCGAGGTGCCCGACGGCCCCGAGGGCTCGCCGACCGCAGCCCCCGCCTCCGCGGAATCCGGGCCCGTCGGCCCCGAGCCGGCCGCTCCCGCCGGCCGCCAGGACCGCCCCGCGGGCGACCGTCCGCTCCTCATCGTCCCGAGCCCCGCGGGCACCCCGTTCACCCAGGCCCACGCCGCCGAGCTCGCCGGCCGCGAGCACCTCGTGTTCGCGTGCGGCCGCTACGAGGGCATCGACCAGCGCGTCGTCGAGTGGGCCCGCGACCACGCCGAGGTGCGGCTCCACTCGATCGGGGACTACGTGCTCAACGGCGGCGAGGTCGCCGCGCTCGTCATGACCGAGGCGATCGCCCGCCTCGTCCCCGGCATCATCGGCAATCCCGAATCGCTCACCGAGGAGTCCCTCGAGGACGGGCTCCTCGAGTACCCCGTCTACACGAAGCCGGCCGCCTGGCGCGGCCGCGCGGTGCCGGACATCCTGCTCAGCGGCAACCACGCCGCGATCGCACGGTGGCGCCGAGACGAGCGCCTGCGCCGCACCGCCGAGGTCCGGCCCGACCTCATCGCCGCGCTCGACCCGGCCGCGCTCGACCGGCGCGATCGCGCGGTGCTCGACGAGATCGCGAACGCCGACCCGTCCGGATTGGCGTGGGGGGACCGGCCCGACTAG
- a CDS encoding ribonuclease HII: MSPRRATTGLTDLTLERELLAAGVRSIIGMDEVGRGCLAGPVAVGAVRFDLASLLAAEVPAGIRDSKQLSIASRRRIAEVIGAWQEHRAVAYASPAEIDALGMSSALCLAGRRALSALPAADLVLLDGSFDWLSRPLTFDALEHYGEAADVVVPEVRTVVKGDGTHVTIAAPSVLAKVDRDALMRDLAAEFPVYGWERNAGYPAPLHRAAIAEHGISVHHRRSFRLA; this comes from the coding sequence ATGAGCCCGCGCCGGGCGACCACGGGGCTCACCGACCTCACCCTCGAGCGCGAGCTCCTCGCCGCCGGGGTGCGGTCGATCATCGGGATGGACGAGGTGGGCCGCGGCTGCCTCGCCGGTCCGGTGGCGGTGGGAGCGGTGCGCTTCGACCTCGCCTCCCTCCTCGCGGCCGAGGTGCCCGCCGGCATCCGCGACTCCAAGCAGCTCTCGATCGCCTCGCGCCGCCGCATCGCCGAGGTCATCGGCGCCTGGCAGGAGCACCGCGCCGTCGCGTACGCGAGCCCCGCGGAGATCGACGCGCTCGGCATGAGCTCGGCGCTGTGCCTCGCCGGTAGGCGAGCGCTCTCCGCGCTGCCCGCGGCCGACCTCGTGCTCCTCGACGGGTCCTTCGACTGGCTCTCGCGTCCGCTGACCTTCGACGCGCTCGAGCACTACGGGGAGGCAGCCGACGTCGTCGTCCCGGAGGTCCGCACCGTCGTCAAGGGGGACGGTACCCACGTCACCATCGCCGCCCCGAGCGTGCTCGCCAAGGTCGACCGGGACGCGCTCATGCGGGACCTCGCCGCCGAGTTCCCGGTCTACGGCTGGGAGCGCAACGCCGGCTATCCCGCGCCGCTGCACCGGGCCGCGATCGCCGAGCACGGGATCTCCGTGCACCACCGCCGGTCGTTCCGCCTGGCCTGA